The sequence TTACGCAGAATTCAGCTATTATTTTGTGATCAATTCTGACATTAGCTCTCATATTTGCACCGCCTCTCGAAGAACTCTATCCTTTATCCTCTGGCGAAGGCCTTTATCACTAACGACATCGACTTTTCGTCCGAGCAGTTGTTCTAACTCTCTTACTAACGCTGCATGTTCGAGTAGTCCGCAGCCGGGGTTCAACTCTACTAGAAAGTCAATATCACTCTTCTCATCGCTATCACCACGGGCGACTGAACCAAATACTCTTAGGTTACAGACATGGTGAGCATTTGCGATTCGTAATATCTCATCGCGTTTAGTTTCTAATATCTGCCTAATCTCCACAATAACCTCCTAAATATTTGATTC is a genomic window of bacterium containing:
- a CDS encoding nucleotidyltransferase family protein, which codes for MEIRQILETKRDEILRIANAHHVCNLRVFGSVARGDSDEKSDIDFLVELNPGCGLLEHAALVRELEQLLGRKVDVVSDKGLRQRIKDRVLREAVQI